From a single Nicotiana tomentosiformis chromosome 2, ASM39032v3, whole genome shotgun sequence genomic region:
- the LOC104101097 gene encoding basic endochitinase, giving the protein MMRFWLVSLFCLFCLKYALAQDVGALVSKNLFERILLHRNDANCPAKGFYTYEAFVTATRSFGAFGTTGDTNTRKKEIAAFLAQTSHETTGGWATAPDGPYSWGYCFKQEQGSPPNYCVANQQWPCAPGKTYFGRGPIQISYNYNYGPAGRAIGSDLLNNPDLVANDPVVSFKTALWFWMTPQQPKPSAHDVITGRWTPSAADSAARRVPGFGVITNIINGGIECNKGSNAQMQSRIGFYRRYCQILGVDPGNNLDCANQKPFGQ; this is encoded by the exons ATGATGAGGTTTTGGTTAGTGTCTTTGTTTTGTCTCTTTTGCCTAAAATATGCTTTGGCACAAGATGTTGGTGCTCTTGTTAGTAAAAATCTGTTTGAGAGAATACTACTGCATCGCAACGATGCCAATTGTCCTGCCAAAGGATTCTATACTTATGAAGCTTTCGTAACAGCTACTAGATCCTTTGGTGCTTTTGGAACTACTGGGGACACCAATACTCGTAAAAAGGAAATTGCTGCCTTTTTGGCTCAAACTTCTCATGAAACTACAG gaggaTGGGCAACAGCACCGGATGGCCCATATTCATGGGGATATTGCTTCAAGCAGGAACAAGGAAGCCCTCCAAATTACTGCGTTGCAAATCAGCAGTGGCCTTGTGCTCCTGGTAAAACGTACTTCGGTCGAGGCCCTATCCAAATATCCTA CAACTACAACTATGGACCAGCAGGGAGAGCAATAGGAAGCGATTTGTTAAACAACCCAGATTTAGTAGCCAATGATCCAGTAGTGTCATTCAAAACAGCCCTATGGTTCTGGATGACACCCCAGCAACCAAAGCCATCAGCCCACGATGTCATAACTGGGAGATGGACTCCATCCGCAGCTGATTCGGCCGCGCGCCGCGTCCCCGGCTTTGGTGTAATCACCAACATCATCAATGGTGGAATTGAATGTAACAAAGGTTCAAATGCACAGATGCAGAGCAGAATTGGGTTCTACAGAAGATACTGTCAGATTTTGGGAGTTGACCCTGGCAATAACTTGGACTGTGCTAACCAAAAGCCTTTCGGCCAGTAG